TTTTCGGGATTCCCGGCGGAAACCGCATCATATATTTTTTCTATAGTTTTTTTATATTCCTCTTTCCGCTTTATTTTATCTGCCTCCTCCTGCTCTTTCATGATCTTTTCGCGCTCGATATTCATCTTCGCGATCACTTCATCCAAAGATGACTCTCTCTTTTCTTTCTCCATTTATCTTCCTCCATTGGACAATTTTAATTAATTATACCGGCAAAGTCAAATAAAAAAAAAGCAAGATGCGTTGATCCTGCTATTTACGCTCCGCTATAGAAGCTTCTTCTCGCTTCCCCTACCGGAGAATCGTCTTTCTGATCCCATTCAAAACCTTTTTCAACAGCTTTTTCTTTTTCCTGTTCTTGTTTTCCGTTCTTCATCACTCATTCCTCCTAGTACGCTATTCCCATGCTTTCCAGCTCATTCTTCGCCAAAATCAATTTTTTGGCAAGTTCTTTTCTATCCCTTTCGATCTCTTTCAGTTTTTCTTCTATCGCGTCTTTTTCTATTATCTTTTTATTTGTGCGAAGTATTCCGAGGATCTCCGGAAGCCTTTCTTTCCCGAAAAGATCCTCTATATCCCGTACATTCAAAGATAATAATTTTCCAAGACTGATGCAATTTGCCATTATTTATCCCTCCTGTTTTAAAGCAGCCCATCTTTTCCCGATGGACCGCTTTTATGTGTTTAAAATGTTTTTTAAATACACAAAAACCGTCCATCCGGAACGGATGAGCTCAAACATGATGATAGGTTTTTGCGATCTAATGTCATTTTATTATTTATGGGATCAAGTTATTTCAAAATTCAGTTTGCCGGTAAATTTGGTCGCCTTGATATCTCTGTCGTCTATATAGTGATAGTTCCCTCCCCTGGGCTTTCCGAAGATGACTTTATGGAATTTGAACCCATGCGCCTTGAGCCATTTTTCGGTTACCCGCCTGTGCTCTTCGGTCCTGGAAGTGAAAAACGTAACTATATGACCCTCATTGAACCATTCATTGATCTTCTCTTTCGATCCCTCGATTTCCCCCGCCGACGGCATCCTTTCGGGCTGTTCATTCGGAATATCTTCGCAGACGACTCCGTCAATGTCTATTATAATATTACTAAAACCGTCTTTAAGCCGCGGACTTTTGTTTTTGTCGGGACTTACAAGCACATCCGTACGATCCTGCATCTTCATTATTATATGTTATTTTTAAAAAACAGCTCACCTTCTTTGTGAACCGCTTTTGCGTATCTTTTGATGTATGTCCTAGACACGCAAAAACCGTCCAACTGATGATGAACTGGATGACGAAGACAATATTAGTTTTCTTTCAATAGGGCTCATGGCTGAATGTTATTATGCATCGCATTAATATTCTACACTTTCTATTGATCATGTCAAGTGATTTTTTGGAATTAACACACAGCGCTTATATTACAAAAGACACCGCAATAAAGCGGTGTCTATCAATTTTCAAATTGGGTGCTACATGACGCTTGCAGAATATGCCACCACGCCATATAATGTCCCCGAAAGGACCATTATGGTTACGCTTAGCGCCATGTCCAGCATGGAATCAATGAATCTTTCCATATTATTTGCTTAATTAATTAAGCATACAATAGATTGTATGCTCACCCGTGCAATAAGTATAGCACACTTTCATACATAAATCAATAGCCCATTAAGCTGATTCTAAGCTGATTCTTGCAGCAGTTGACATTATGATGTTTTTGTGCTATAATCAAACATCAAACAAAAATACTTTTAGGAGGTAAGAATTAAATGACTGCAGTAGAAACCATTCAGGCTGTATTGGAGGGTGGCGGAAACCTCCTCTACAATTATGCATGTTTCCGAATATTGCGAACCCCTTTGGTCTACAATATCGAGATAACCGGCGATTGTCCGCTGGATTGCGAACATTGCTATTTCCACAGGGAATGGAACTGTGGAAAAAATAGAGACCTCGAGGACGAATATTGGATGAAAGTCGTCAACGAGAATAGCGACAAACCTTTTGTTTTCACAGGAGGAGAGCCGGCGCTTCGCATGTCGCTCGTAAAAAAAGCTTTTGGAGTTCTTGGAAGAAGGTTGATATTGATCAGCAACGGAACCATAAAATTCCCGCTGGCGATTGAAACCAGGGTCTTCATAAGCCTTGATGCAGCCACAGAAGAGCTGCATGACAGTATAAGAAGAAAACCCGGCACATTTAAAAAGATCCTCAAAAACATCAGAGGAGATAAGCGAGTGATACTGGCTCCGACGATCTCAATGACGAATTACAAAGAGATCGAGAAGCTGGTCCAACTGGCCCGCGAACTGGGAGTTTATGGCATAACTTTCAGCCTTTATACTCCTGAGAAGAAAAAACATCCCGCCGATCCGGATGATCAG
This genomic window from Candidatus Paceibacterota bacterium contains:
- a CDS encoding phosphoheptose isomerase; this encodes MQDRTDVLVSPDKNKSPRLKDGFSNIIIDIDGVVCEDIPNEQPERMPSAGEIEGSKEKINEWFNEGHIVTFFTSRTEEHRRVTEKWLKAHGFKFHKVIFGKPRGGNYHYIDDRDIKATKFTGKLNFEIT
- a CDS encoding radical SAM protein; this translates as MTAVETIQAVLEGGGNLLYNYACFRILRTPLVYNIEITGDCPLDCEHCYFHREWNCGKNRDLEDEYWMKVVNENSDKPFVFTGGEPALRMSLVKKAFGVLGRRLILISNGTIKFPLAIETRVFISLDAATEELHDSIRRKPGTFKKILKNIRGDKRVILAPTISMTNYKEIEKLVQLARELGVYGITFSLYTPEKKKHPADPDDQLTLQGKELLETAGMLRKVLRENPDIVFLTEGMIDLFVTKEHVPNCSLKASPEKPGWVRSRNPADMDKYPCVIGGNVDCEKCGCNIPINMADLKDQAWRMLTFRKNDAKNIVRVAKMFTLQKEYISPSDETDPA